The following proteins are encoded in a genomic region of Bacteroidales bacterium:
- a CDS encoding T9SS type A sorting domain-containing protein, translated as MKTLLKAFFILLVMLVFTNKAKSQFFDGVEPFVTDDYDKQNAVLGYAADYLGWLLVYEQQTDSASTAIAYLSYRSPNPPVTLIADEGVHYRNPQLYYSHYGNLNDSTGIIFYEKVVGETTGLYYIKLAPDGGQSAPYALATEGNTNNLLALSYNDNWLAYHSNGHLLTFYEKQIGGIPSFSTPDTIFTGEITDIKTTFGQLFWLARHDDSTSLMMSGNYNPWAEPVVLKTEKEISTIGGTTFMQNAGWISYTYKSAEKWHINNILPLWGMVDEFQLDFESDSIFDYDAFATWIAVKGDNPDLYYCAYIKDTAGAREVFLNNAYWGGNEYFQLTFLGTECRNPKFYLGDPIDYSSWWGYIVWEAYVDGHWQIYRSRAPFVWGGIHEQQQPEGVSVSPNPARDFLRIQNSQELALVIKIMDISGRLIFETAGGDAEFSVATSQWPRGVYILSATAGAKRLTQKIVVE; from the coding sequence ATGAAAACATTATTAAAAGCCTTTTTCATCCTGCTGGTGATGCTGGTTTTTACCAACAAAGCAAAAAGCCAGTTTTTCGACGGGGTCGAACCGTTTGTCACGGATGATTACGATAAACAAAACGCTGTCTTGGGTTATGCTGCCGACTATTTAGGATGGCTGCTTGTGTACGAACAGCAAACCGATTCGGCTTCCACGGCCATTGCTTATTTGAGCTATCGGTCGCCCAATCCTCCCGTAACTTTGATAGCCGACGAGGGTGTGCATTACCGCAATCCGCAGTTGTATTATTCACACTACGGAAATCTCAATGATTCGACAGGGATTATTTTTTATGAAAAGGTTGTTGGCGAAACCACCGGACTTTATTACATAAAGCTGGCTCCCGATGGCGGACAATCTGCACCTTACGCATTAGCCACCGAGGGCAATACGAACAATCTGTTGGCTCTTTCATACAATGATAATTGGTTAGCCTATCATTCCAATGGGCACCTGCTGACTTTTTATGAAAAGCAAATTGGTGGCATACCTTCGTTTAGCACACCCGACACGATATTTACGGGTGAGATTACTGACATAAAAACCACTTTTGGCCAGCTTTTCTGGCTGGCGCGTCACGACGACTCCACCTCACTGATGATGTCGGGAAATTATAATCCATGGGCGGAACCCGTGGTGCTAAAGACAGAAAAGGAGATCAGCACGATAGGAGGGACTACTTTTATGCAAAATGCAGGATGGATTTCTTACACATACAAATCTGCCGAAAAGTGGCACATAAATAATATTTTACCATTGTGGGGTATGGTTGATGAATTCCAACTGGATTTTGAAAGCGACAGCATTTTCGATTATGATGCTTTTGCTACATGGATTGCTGTGAAAGGAGATAATCCTGACTTGTATTATTGTGCCTACATCAAAGACACAGCGGGAGCGCGCGAAGTGTTCCTCAATAATGCATATTGGGGTGGCAATGAGTATTTCCAACTGACCTTTTTAGGAACAGAATGTCGCAACCCGAAATTTTATCTGGGCGACCCGATTGATTATTCTTCGTGGTGGGGCTACATTGTTTGGGAAGCCTACGTGGATGGTCATTGGCAAATTTACCGATCAAGGGCGCCTTTTGTCTGGGGAGGCATCCATGAGCAGCAGCAGCCCGAAGGCGTTTCGGTTTCGCCCAATCCTGCCCGTGATTTTCTGCGCATCCAAAACAGCCAGGAGTTGGCGCTGGTTATTAAAATAATGGATATTAGTGGAAGGCTGATTTTTGAAACAGCGGGTGGTGACGCAGAGTTCTCAGTTGCTACAAGCCAATGGCCACGCGGCGTGTATATTTTGAGTGCTACCGCTGGAGCTAAACGACTTACGCAGAAGATTGTAGTGGAATAA
- a CDS encoding T9SS type A sorting domain-containing protein, translated as MKTLLRTFTFLLVLLAFTDNAKSQNFDEPVPFFVNDYDKQNAVMGYAAQELGYLLIWEQQTDPESTAIVYWRYLSNDPPVTLIADEGVRYQNPQLYHSWWYFPQDTIGVVFYEKAVGEKTDLYYIKIASDGGQSLPVPFATEGNVNNLFTYAYYDNSIMAYHSNGHVLTFHPINSGGDVSFSVPDTVFTGEITDIVVQKDQVYWLWPNNDSTSLMMSSMTYGYNWSDPQILKTEKEISTLGGTTFEMNDGWVSFTYKAAEKWYINNVRRSWGMDDEYQLEIESDTIFDYDAFSTWIAVKGYDPELYYCAFIHDTAGAREIFMNNIYFGGNEYFQLSNLGTECRNPKFFLGESGGDNFSWGYLIWEAYTDGHWQIYRSRAPFGWSSIHEQQQPEGVSVSPNPARDFLRIQNSQELELDIKIMDITGKLILEMTEKDAEITIPTSRWPRGVYLLNVVSGSKMLTQKTILE; from the coding sequence ATGAAAACTTTATTACGAACCTTTACTTTCTTGCTGGTATTGCTGGCGTTTACCGACAATGCAAAAAGCCAGAACTTCGATGAACCCGTGCCCTTTTTCGTGAATGATTACGACAAACAAAATGCTGTAATGGGATACGCGGCGCAGGAATTAGGATATTTATTAATTTGGGAACAGCAAACCGATCCTGAATCTACAGCCATTGTTTATTGGAGGTATCTCTCCAACGATCCTCCCGTGACATTGATAGCCGACGAGGGAGTGCGTTACCAAAATCCTCAGCTGTACCATTCTTGGTGGTACTTTCCCCAAGATACGATTGGGGTAGTATTTTATGAAAAGGCTGTCGGAGAGAAAACTGATTTGTACTACATAAAAATTGCCTCTGATGGCGGTCAGTCATTACCGGTTCCATTTGCTACCGAAGGAAATGTTAATAACCTCTTCACTTACGCTTACTATGATAACTCTATTATGGCATACCATTCCAATGGACATGTGCTGACTTTTCACCCGATCAATAGTGGCGGAGATGTTTCTTTTAGCGTTCCGGATACGGTATTCACCGGTGAGATTACTGACATAGTCGTCCAGAAGGACCAGGTTTATTGGCTGTGGCCAAATAATGATTCTACCTCACTGATGATGTCATCAATGACCTATGGCTATAATTGGAGTGATCCACAAATATTAAAAACTGAGAAGGAGATTTCTACTCTGGGAGGAACCACTTTTGAAATGAATGATGGATGGGTTTCATTTACCTACAAAGCGGCCGAAAAATGGTACATTAATAATGTTCGCAGGTCGTGGGGTATGGATGATGAATATCAATTAGAGATAGAAAGTGACACCATTTTCGATTACGATGCTTTTTCCACATGGATAGCTGTGAAAGGCTATGATCCCGAACTCTACTATTGTGCTTTTATCCACGACACAGCAGGTGCGCGTGAGATTTTTATGAATAATATATATTTTGGCGGGAATGAATATTTTCAGCTTAGCAACTTAGGAACTGAATGCCGCAATCCGAAATTTTTCCTGGGTGAGTCTGGTGGGGATAATTTTAGTTGGGGGTATCTTATCTGGGAAGCATACACAGATGGCCATTGGCAGATTTACCGGTCAAGAGCACCTTTTGGTTGGAGCAGCATCCATGAGCAGCAGCAGCCCGAAGGCGTTTCCGTTTCGCCCAATCCTGCCCGAGATTTTCTGCGCATCCAAAACAGCCAGGAGTTGGAGCTGGATATTAAAATAATGGATATTACAGGGAAATTGATTTTGGAGATGACCGAAAAAGATGCTGAGATAACAATACCAACGAGCCGATGGCCACGTGGTGTTTATCTTCTGAATGTTGTCTCCGGTTCAAAAATGCTGACACAAAAAACCATTTTGGAATAA